One Bos indicus isolate NIAB-ARS_2022 breed Sahiwal x Tharparkar chromosome 10, NIAB-ARS_B.indTharparkar_mat_pri_1.0, whole genome shotgun sequence DNA window includes the following coding sequences:
- the LOC139176050 gene encoding olfactory receptor 10G2 isoform X2, which yields MERFNHTVVTDFILLGLSHPPRLRILLFLLFFIIYILTQLGNLLILLTVWADPKLHTRPMYILLGVLSFLDMWLSSVIVPRLILDFTPTSKRIPFSGCVAQLYFFHFLGSTQCFLYTLMAYDRYLAICQPLRYPTLMNGRLCTILVAGAWVAGSVHGSIQATLTFRLPYCGPNQVDYFICDIPAVLRLACADTTVNELVTFVDIGVVAASCFMLILLSYANIVHAILQIHTADGRRRAFSTCGSHLTVVTVYYVPCIFIYLRAGSKSPLDGAVAVFYTVVTPLLNPLVYTLRNQEVKSALKRLASGRGAGSENK from the exons ATGGAGAGATTTAATC ACACTGTGGTGACAGATTTCATTCTCCTGGGCTTATCTCACCCCCCGAGGCTGAGGATTctcctcttcttgctcttcttcatCATTTACATCCTGACACAGCTGGGCAACCTCCTCATTTTGCTCACTGTGTGGGCTGACCCAAAGCTCCACACTCGCCCCATGTACATTCTCCTGGGCGTGCTCTCATTCCTGGACATGTGGCTCTCCTCTGTCATCGTTCCTCGGCTAATATTGGATTTTACTCCCACCAGCAAGAGAATCCCATTTAGTGGCTGTGTGGCTCAACTGTACTTTTTTCATTTCCTGGGCAGCACTCAGTGCTTCCTCTACACCTTGATGGCCTATGACAGGTACCTGGCAATATGCCAGCCCCTGCGCTACCCCACGCTCATGAATGGGAGGTTATGCACCATCCTTGTGGCTGGAGCTTGGGTGGCTGGCTCTGTTCATGGGTCCATCCAGGCCACCCTGACATTCCGCCTGCCCTACTGTGGGCCCAACCAGGTGGATTACTTTATCTGTGACATCCCTGCAGTATTGAGACTGGCCTGTGCAGACACAACTGTCAATGAGCTTGTGACTTTTGTGGACATTGGGGTAGTGGCCGCCAGTTGCTTCATGTTAATTCTGCTCTCCTATGCCAACATAGTCCATGCCATCCTGCAGATTCACACTGCTGATGGGCGGCGCcgagccttctccacctgtggctcccaccTAACTGTGGTCACAGTCTACTATGTCCCCTGTATTTTCATCTACCTTCGGGCTGGCTCCAAGAGTCCCCTGGATGGGGCAGTGGCTGTGTTTTACACTGTTGTCACTCCATTACTGAACCCCCTCGTCTACACACTGAGGAACCAGGAAGTGAAGTCCGCTCTGAAGAGACTAGCCTCAGGTAGAGGGGCTGGGAGTGAAAATAAGTAA
- the LOC139176050 gene encoding olfactory receptor 10G2 isoform X1 yields MGKTSNTSLDTVVTDFILLGLSHPPRLRILLFLLFFIIYILTQLGNLLILLTVWADPKLHTRPMYILLGVLSFLDMWLSSVIVPRLILDFTPTSKRIPFSGCVAQLYFFHFLGSTQCFLYTLMAYDRYLAICQPLRYPTLMNGRLCTILVAGAWVAGSVHGSIQATLTFRLPYCGPNQVDYFICDIPAVLRLACADTTVNELVTFVDIGVVAASCFMLILLSYANIVHAILQIHTADGRRRAFSTCGSHLTVVTVYYVPCIFIYLRAGSKSPLDGAVAVFYTVVTPLLNPLVYTLRNQEVKSALKRLASGRGAGSENK; encoded by the coding sequence atgggaaagactagcaacaCATCCCTGGACACTGTGGTGACAGATTTCATTCTCCTGGGCTTATCTCACCCCCCGAGGCTGAGGATTctcctcttcttgctcttcttcatCATTTACATCCTGACACAGCTGGGCAACCTCCTCATTTTGCTCACTGTGTGGGCTGACCCAAAGCTCCACACTCGCCCCATGTACATTCTCCTGGGCGTGCTCTCATTCCTGGACATGTGGCTCTCCTCTGTCATCGTTCCTCGGCTAATATTGGATTTTACTCCCACCAGCAAGAGAATCCCATTTAGTGGCTGTGTGGCTCAACTGTACTTTTTTCATTTCCTGGGCAGCACTCAGTGCTTCCTCTACACCTTGATGGCCTATGACAGGTACCTGGCAATATGCCAGCCCCTGCGCTACCCCACGCTCATGAATGGGAGGTTATGCACCATCCTTGTGGCTGGAGCTTGGGTGGCTGGCTCTGTTCATGGGTCCATCCAGGCCACCCTGACATTCCGCCTGCCCTACTGTGGGCCCAACCAGGTGGATTACTTTATCTGTGACATCCCTGCAGTATTGAGACTGGCCTGTGCAGACACAACTGTCAATGAGCTTGTGACTTTTGTGGACATTGGGGTAGTGGCCGCCAGTTGCTTCATGTTAATTCTGCTCTCCTATGCCAACATAGTCCATGCCATCCTGCAGATTCACACTGCTGATGGGCGGCGCcgagccttctccacctgtggctcccaccTAACTGTGGTCACAGTCTACTATGTCCCCTGTATTTTCATCTACCTTCGGGCTGGCTCCAAGAGTCCCCTGGATGGGGCAGTGGCTGTGTTTTACACTGTTGTCACTCCATTACTGAACCCCCTCGTCTACACACTGAGGAACCAGGAAGTGAAGTCCGCTCTGAAGAGACTAGCCTCAGGTAGAGGGGCTGGGAGTGAAAATAAGTAA
- the LOC109564479 gene encoding olfactory receptor 10G2, which translates to MGKTSNTSLDTVVTDFILLGLSHPPRLRILLFLLFFIIYILTQLGNLLILLTVWADPKLHTRPMYILLGVLSFLDMWLSSVIVPRIILNFTPASKRIPFGGCVAQLYFFHFLGSTQCFLYTLMAYDRYLAICQPLRYPMLMNGRLCTILVAGAWVAGSVHGSIQATLTFRLPYCGPNQVDYFFCDIPAVLRLACADTTVNELVTFVDIGVVAASCFMLILLSYANIVHAILQIHTADGRRRAFSTCGSHLTVVTVYYVPCIFIYLRAGSKSPLDGAVAVFYTVVTPLLNPLIYTLRNQEVKSALKRLASGRGAGSENK; encoded by the coding sequence atgggaaagactagcaacaCATCCCTGGACACTGTGGTGACAGATTTCATTCTCCTGGGCTTATCTCACCCCCCGAGGCTGAGGATTctcctcttcttgctcttcttcatCATTTACATCCTGACTCAGCTGGGCAACCTCCTCATTTTGCTCACTGTGTGGGCTGACCCAAAGCTCCACACTCGCCCCATGTACATTCTCCTGGGCGTGCTCTCATTCCTGGACATGTGGCTCTCCTCTGTCATCGTTCCTCGGATTATTCTAAACTTTACTCCCGCCAGCAAGAGAATCCCGTTTGGCGGCTGTGTGGCtcaactgtatttttttcatttcctgggCAGCACTCAGTGCTTCCTCTACACCTTGATGGCCTATGACAGGTACCTGGCAATATGCCAGCCCCTGCGCTACCCCATGCTCATGAATGGGAGGTTATGCACCATCCTGGTGGCTGGAGCTTGGGTGGCTGGCTCTGTTCATGGGTCCATCCAGGCCACCCTGACATTCCGCCTGCCCTACTGTGGGCCCAACCAGGTGGATTATTTTTTCTGTGACATCCCTGCAGTATTGAGACTGGCCTGTGCAGACACAACTGTCAATGAGCTTGTGACTTTTGTGGACATTGGGGTAGTGGCCGCCAGTTGCTTCATGTTAATTCTGCTCTCCTATGCTAACATAGTCCATGCCATCCTGCAGATTCACACTGCTGATGGGCGGCGCcgagccttctccacctgtggctcccaccTAACCGTGGTCACAGTCTACTATGTCCCCTGTATTTTCATCTACCTTCGGGCTGGCTCCAAGAGTCCCCTGGATGGGGCAGTGGCTGTGTTTTACACTGTTGTCACTCCATTACTGAACCCCCTCATCTACACACTGAGGAACCAGGAAGTGAAGTCCGCTCTGAAGAGACTAGCCTCGGGTAGAGGGGCTGGGAGTGAAAATAAGTAA
- the OR10G3 gene encoding olfactory receptor 10G3 — protein MERINSTLLTEFILTGIPYPPQLRTFLFGFFLLIYILTQLGNLLILITVCVDPQLHARPMYIFLGILSIIDMGIPSIVVPRLMMNFTLGFKPIPYGGCVAQLYFYHFLGSTQCFLYTLMAYDRYLAICRPLHYPMLMNAKLSTLLVAGAWAAGSMHGALQAILTFHLPYCGPNQVDYFFCDIPAVLRLACADTSVNELVTFVDIGVVVASCFSLILLSYIQIIQAILRIRTADGRRRAFSTCGAHVTMVTMYYVPCAFIYLRPETNSPLDGAAALFPTAITPFLNPLIYTLRNQEVKLALKRMIGGTGTKSEV, from the coding sequence ATGGAAAGGATCAATAGCACATTGTTGACTGAGTTCATTCTGACAGGAATTCCCTACCCACCTCAGCTAAGAACGTTTCTCTTTGGGTTCTTCCTGCTGATCTACATCCTGACTCAGCTGGGAAACCTTCTCATTCTAATCACTGTCTGTGTAGACCCACAGCTCCATGCCCGTCCCATGTACATCTTCCTTGGTATTCTCTCCATCATTGACATGGGCATCCCCTCTATCGTTGTCCCTCGCCTCATGATGAACTTCACTTTAGGCTTCAAACCTATCCCATATGGTGGCTGTGTCGCTCAACTCTATTTCTATCACTTTCTGGGCTCCACCCAGTGCTTCCTCTACACCTTGATGGCCTACGATCGGTATCTGGCAATATGCCGGCCCCTGCACTACCCCATGCTCATGAATGCTAAGCTGAGTACCTTGCTTGTGGCTGGAGCTTGGGCGGCAGGATCCAtgcatggggctctccaggccaTCCTAACCTTCCATCTGCCCTACTGTGGGCCCAACCAGGTAGATTACTTCTTCTGTGACATCCCTGCAGTTCTGAGACTGGCCTGTGCTGATACATCAGTCAATGAGCTTGTGACCTTTGTGGACATTGGGGTGGTAGTTGCCAGTTGCTTCTCACTGATCCTCCTCTCCTACATACAGATTATTCAGGCCATCCTGAGAATCCGCACAGCTGATGGGCGGCGCCGCGCCTTTTCAACCTGTGGAGCCCATGTAACCATGGTAACTATGTACTATGTGCCGTGTGCCTTCATCTACCTGAGGCCTGAAACCAACAGCCCCCTGGATGGGGCAGCTGCCCTCTTCCCCACAGCCATCACTCCTTTCCTCAACCCCCTCATCTACACTCTGCGGAACCAAGAGGTGAAGCTGGCCCTGAAGAGAATGATAGGCGGCACAGGGACTAAGAGTGAGGTTTGA
- the LOC109564267 gene encoding ribonuclease homolog, with translation MDQPSFSEAQDLLHHQTDRPRTKISANHKYYCDLMMKARGLATDQSCKKNKTFVHSVSPGTRGLCEGPAVTCRKMSEVYNCHLIIFKVTQCNLYPEAVPPHCYYEGVTFQMDVRIVCVGKRPIHLDE, from the coding sequence ATGGACCAGCCTTCCTTCTCTGAGGCCCAGGACCTCCTCCATCACCAAACTGACAGGCCCAGAACAAAGATCTCTGCCAACCACAAATATTACTGTGACTTGATGATGAAGGCTCGAGGGCTGGCCACTGATCAGAGCTGTAAGAAGAACAAGACCTTTGTCCACAGTGTGTCACCCGGCACTCGTGGCCTTTGCGAGGGTCCAGCTGTGACATGTAGGAAGATGTCTGAGGTTTACAACTGCCACCTTATCATCTTCAAAGTCACTCAGTGTAATCTCTACCCAGAGGCTGTGCCCCCACACTGTTACTATGAAGGTGTCACCTTCCAGATGGATGTGAGAATAGTCTGTGTGGGCAAACGTCCAATTCATTTGGATGAATAG